In the genome of Arachis stenosperma cultivar V10309 chromosome 2, arast.V10309.gnm1.PFL2, whole genome shotgun sequence, the window GACGATACGACAAGAAACACCATCGCAGCGATTCTCGGGATGTAAACCGTCAGCATGATTCAGACGAAGACCGGAGATACCGAAGCACCAAACGCACGAGAAGCGACCATACTATAATGGGAGCTACGCCCTTCACGGAAGGAATCTTAAGAGCAAAACTCCCCAAAGGTTTCGACAAACCCACCGACATGAAGTACGACGGAACCAAAGACCCTCAAGAGCACCTAACGGCCTTCGAGGCCAGAATGAACTTAGAAGGAGCATCCGACGCAGTCCGATGCAGAGCCTTCCCAGTAACCCTGGCCGGGCCAGCGATCAAATGGTTCAACGCCCTCCCAAACGGATCCATAACTAGCTTCCACGACATCACAAGAAAATTCATGGCCCAGTTCACAACCCGAATCACCAAAGCCAAACACCCTATCAGCCTGTTAGGGGTCACACAAAGGCAAGAAGAATCCACAAGAAAATACCTCGACCGTTTCAACGACGAATGCCTAACGGTCGACGGACTCACGGACTCCGTTGCCAGCCTCTGCCTAACTAACGGACTCATGAATGAAGACTTTCGCAAACATCTCACCACCAAACCAGTGTGGACCATGCACGAAATCCAGAACGTCGCCAAAGATTACATCAACGACGAGGAAGTCAGCCAGGTCGTCGCCGCCAACAAACGGCAGCACGCCGCCACCCAACACGGCAACCCGACTCCCCATCATAACGCACCACCCAAAGAGAACCAACGAGACCACCTTAAACCGACCACCAAGAATAGGAAAATTTTCCAACTACACTCCCCTAACAACATCAATTACTGAGGTATACCACCAAATAGCAGACCGAGGCATCATCCCCAGAGCCCGACCACTCAAGGAAAGGACAGGAGGAAACAAAACCCTCTACTGCGACTATCACCGCGGATACGGCCACAAAACACAAGATTGTTACGATCTCAAAGACGCTCTTGAGCAAGCTATACGAGACGGCAAACTCCCCGAGTTCGTCAAAATCATCAGAGAACCAAGGCGCGCCGACAGAGACAAATCACCAGAAAGAGAAGGACGCAACCCAAGAACCCAAAAACCACCCAGGGAAAACACCGAAGAAGATCCGACCATCATAGTGAACGTCATCACGGGCAAAGACGTaccaaataaatcaaaactGACAATGAAAAAAGACCTCAAGATAATGGCCGTCAAAAACCACGACCCAGTAACCATTGCCGACAGCACGATAACCTTCTTACCCGAGGACTGCCAGCACGGCACCTCGGCAGGAGATGCCCCCTTCGTCATATCAGCCCGAATCGGAACAGGACTAGTAAGAAGAATACTCGTGGACACGGGTGCCGACTCCAATATCCTCTTCCGAGgagccttcgacaaactcgggcTCCGCAACGACAACCTCCAAACGCATCGCCACGGCGTCACGGGCCTCGGAGATAACTTCCTCAAACCAGACGGCTCGGTCACCCTCCCCATCACCATAGGAACAAGCAATCAGAGAAAGACGATCCTATCCGAATTCGTCGTCCTAAAAGACTCCACAGCCTATAACGTCATTCTCGGGAGAAAAACAATTAACGACTTCTCGGCAGTCATCTTCACCAAATACCTCCTCATGAAATTCAAAGCCGATGACGGCACCATCGGAACCATTCACGGAGACCGAGAAGTTGCAGCCGAATGCGACAACAATAGCTTAGCTCTAAGGAAAAAATCCCGGGACGCGGCCGGAATATTCCTTGCCGACCTAGACGCACGGCTTGACGGCCAACCTAGACCGGAACCAGAAGGGGACATGGAAAAACTACAAATAGGGCCAACCAAAGATGAATACACGTTCATCAACAGAAACCTCCCACACGACCTCAAAGAAGAACTCTCTCAACTTTTGAAACAAAACAGAGACCTATTCGCATTCACaccagccgacatgccgggaATAAGTCCCGATCTAATGTCTCACCATCTGGCAGTAGACCCCCTAGCCAAACCCGTGGCGCAAAGAAGACGGAAAATGTCACCAGACCGAGCCGCCGAGGTCCAAAAACAAGTAAAGGCCCTGCTCGAAGCCAACTTCATCCGAGAACTCCCTTACACGACCTGGCTAGCCAACGTCGTACTAGTTAAAAAGACTaacgggaagtggcgaatgtgcgttgattacacagatctcaacaaagcatgtcCGAAAGACGCCTTCCccctaccaaacatcgacggaCTAGTAGATGCAGCATCCGGACACCGGTACCTcagcttcatggacgcatactccgGCTACAACCAGATCCCGATGCACCGACCAGACGAAGAAAAAACAGCATTCATCACCCCAGACGGAACCTACTGCTATAAAGTAATGCCCTTCGGCCTGAAAAACGCCGGAGCCACCTATCAGCGACTCGTAAACAAGATATTTCGCAACCTAACCGGGAACAAAATAGAAGTCTACATCGATGATATGCTCGCCAAAACGGAATCCGGGGAGCAACTAACCGACGATCTAAAGGTCATAATGAACACCTTGCGAAAACACCAAATGCGACTCAACCCAACAAATTGCGCTTTCGGAATGGAAGCAGGAAAATTCCTCGGATTCATGATCACACAACGCGGAGTTGAGGCAAACCCGGAAAAATGCCGTGCCGTCCTGGAGATGACAAGTCCCAAGAACCTCAAAGATATCCAAAAGCTCACCGGCCGACTAACCGCACTATCCCGGTTCCTCGGAGCCTCGGCACAAAAGGCAATTCCTTTTTTCAAACTTATGAAAAAAGGGATTCCGTTCAAATGGGAGAAAGAATGCGAAGAAGCTTTCCAACACTTCAAAAAGGTCCTAACAGAACCTCCAATCCTTGCAAAACCTCAAACAGGGGAAACACTATACTTGTACCTCTCCATAACGGAAGAAACAATCGCAGCAGCACTCGTCCGGGAAAACGAGAAAAAGGAACAAAAACCCATATACTTCATAAGCAAGGTGCTACAAGACACGGAAGCCCGTTATTCACGACTAGAAAAACTGGCTTTCGCACTCCTCTCGGCATCCCGACGACTACGACAATACTTCCAGGCCCACCCCATAACGGTCCGAACCGACCAAACGGTCAAACAAGTATTACAAAAACCCGACCTAGCAGGAAGAATGCTAGCATGGTCCATCGAGCTATCCCAATTCCAGATCAGGTTCGAGCCCCGAAACGCCATCAAAGCACAAGCcttggccgacttcatcgccgAAATGACTCCGACGAAGCTGACACCCGAACCATGGAAACTGCACGTCGATGGCTCATCAAACTCCACTCACGGAGGCGCCGGAATCATACTCGAAAACCAAAATGGGATCACAATTGAACAATCAATAAGATACGACTTTCCAGTatcaaacaaccaagcagaatacgaagcccttTTGGCAGGCCTAAACCTAGCTCGGGAAGTCGGCGCCAAGATACTCGAGGTTAACACCGATTCCCAGGTGGTATGCTCCCAAATCAACAGGAGCTACCAAACCCGGGACCCCCTGCTCCAACAATACCTTAAAAAAGTAAGTGAAACAAAAGAAGGATTCGAAAACGTCTCCATACATCACGTCCCCAGGGAACGAAACGCCAGGGCAGATCTACTTTCCAAACTAGCCAGCACGAAGTCAGGACACGGCAACAGATCGCTAATCCAGGAGGTCGTTAAGTCGCCTTCCGTATCAACGGAAATCAACGCACACCTAACATCCTCAAATCGGGAATCTTGGACATACCCGATCTTGCAATATCTCCGCGACGGAATCCTACCACCAGACCcgaaagaagagaggaagatAAAAAGAGAAGCCGCTAAC includes:
- the LOC130962941 gene encoding uncharacterized protein LOC130962941 yields the protein MEGILEDNPSCQDDSQPRRPISEHHEATNQAKIASTVHHANEDVTTDPQHPEKARDKAAQIIQDLCLRVQELEGKLSDREKHNNEHGSQATSRSRSHHGRSPIRQHNRRDGRSTSRNRRREKSPERRYDKKHHRSDSRDVNRQHDSDEDRRYRSTKRTRSDHTIMGATPFTEGILRAKLPKGFDKPTDMKYDGTKDPQEHLTAFEARMNLEGASDAVRCRAFPVTLAGPAIKWFNALPNGSITSFHDITRKFMAQFTTRITKAKHPISLLGVTQRQEESTRKYLDRFNDECLTVDGLTDSVASLCLTNGLMNEDFRKHLTTKPVWTMHEIQNVAKDYINDEEVSQVVAANKRQHAATQHDRGIIPRARPLKERTGGNKTLYCDYHRGYGHKTQDCYDLKDALEQAIRDGKLPEFVKIIREPRRADRDKSPEREGRNPRTQKPPRENTEEDPTIIVNVITGKDVPNKSKLTMKKDLKIMAVKNHDPVTIADSTITFLPEDCQHGTSAGDAPFVISARIGTGLVRRILVDTGADSNILFRGAFDKLGLRNDNLQTHRHGVTGLGDNFLKPDGSVTLPITIGTSNQRKTILSEFVVLKDSTAYNVILGRKTINDFSAVIFTKYLLMKFKADDGTIGTIHGDREVAAECDNNSLALRKKSRDAAGIFLADLDARLDGQPRPEPEGDMEKLQIGPTKDEYTFINRNLPHDLKEELSQLLKQNRDLFAFTPADMPGISPDLMSHHLAVDPLAKPVAQRRRKMSPDRAAEVQKQVKALLEANFIRELPYTTWLANVVLVKKTNGKWRIFMDAYSGYNQIPMHRPDEEKTAFITPDGTYCYKVMPFGLKNAGATYQRLVNKIFRNLTGNKIEVYIDDMLAKTESGEQLTDDLKVIMNTLRKHQMRLNPTNCAFGMEAGKFLGFMITQRGVEANPEKCRAVLEMTSPKNLKDIQKLTGRLTALSRFLGASAQKAIPFFKLMKKGIPFKWEKECEEAFQHFKKVLTEPPILAKPQTGETLYLYLSITEETIAAALVRENEKKEQKPIYFISKVLQDTEARYSRLEKLAFALLSASRRLRQYFQAHPITVRTDQTVKQVLQKPDLAGRMLAWSIELSQFQIRFEPRNAIKAQALADFIAEMTPTKLTPEPWKLHVDGSSNSTHGGAGIILENQNGITIEQSIRYDFPVSNNQAEYEALLAGLNLAREVGAKILEVNTDSQVVCSQINRSYQTRDPLLQQYLKKVSETKEGFENVSIHHVPRERNARADLLSKLASTKSGHGNRSLIQEVVKSPSVSTEINAHLTSSNRESWTYPILQYLRDGILPPDPKEERKIKREAANYTIIAGQLYKRGFSQPLLKCVESEDTEYILREIHEGCCGHHIGGKTLAQKIIRAGYFWPTIIRDSIQLTKSCDKCQKHANIHQAAPHQLSVISAERPFGIWGIDLVGPFPTAPGQLRYLIVAIDYYTKWIEAEPLASITATQCRKFVCSVEHPQTNGQVESANKIIVKGLKKRLDEAKGLWADELGSVLWSYRTTPQTSTGETPFRLTYGVEAVIPVEIGDPSPRKTVGGNDEEAERDLIDEARSIAHVKELALKQRISLRYNHGVIRREFADNDLVLRRNNIGLPTPGEGKLAPNWEGPYRVKAVIGKGAYKLERLDGSEIPRTWNAANLRRYYT